Proteins encoded by one window of bacterium:
- a CDS encoding TonB-dependent receptor produces the protein MKRLFHSILSLWLLCIALPISASALSGKVVDPEGNPLVAVSIVTDRSGVGTQTDSSGQFQLPSIEEVTRITFSSVGYEAKQYAIDRVPSVVTLQPIYYRTRDILISSDRAREGVTPVPFENLSQDEIARDYTVGEFPLLLESTPNLYSYADAGSSLGYSYMSIRGFNDKRVSVYINGVPLNDPEDQATYFVDLPDFAATVSDIQVQRGVGNSLYGDASFGGSVNIASNSFARERQARITTGYGEYRSNGKTVGEVTKQSIEYASGLIDGRWAFAGRFSRQNSSGYRHNSWYEGWAYYFSLARLTPKSTTDLQIYGGPMRMHLAYYGTPREVLKVDRRTNYLSYDNETDNFNQPHYQLHNVFEVNDKVTLTNTLYYIRGKGYYEQLKQSAAYSDYNIRSDQVNTDTLTGEPFESGNIARQIWVAKDQYGWNPRLDIDHAAGRHSVGGSFYYFRSDHWGQVIFAENVNSTLSPGHRFYQYFGDKYVGSLYLQEQYALTPKLGMLATAQLRYQKYQFDQVKMGAFKGYDYDLDWLFFSPRLGFTYTLTPAVNLFANVAVSSRTPTDAEIYDANDPSIMPSLEIEDRQVNGSDTTYTFGDPTAESERVVNYELGAKYRDNKKMFGLNLFWMDFRNEIIPYGGINPNTGLAITTNADRSVHAGIELSGELNLDDHFTLGGNWSFNYNRVKEYSITLQLEDDSPFTVDLADKKLSGFPEYLGNLMLDYKTGLFRATWRTRFVGRQWMELVNLENLSIAPYATSSISASANWNKFADLGTLVFSVRVDNLFDKKYETSGYGGNYAYTGDGSVVVDGWAEYYVGAERNFYLQLALELF, from the coding sequence ATGAAACGTCTCTTTCACTCGATTCTCAGCCTATGGCTGCTGTGTATCGCTCTGCCGATATCGGCATCCGCCCTGTCCGGCAAGGTAGTCGACCCGGAGGGGAACCCTTTGGTTGCCGTCTCGATCGTCACCGACCGGTCCGGTGTCGGCACTCAGACCGATAGTTCCGGACAATTCCAACTCCCCTCTATTGAGGAGGTCACCCGCATTACGTTTTCATCGGTGGGTTATGAAGCAAAGCAGTATGCGATCGACCGGGTACCATCGGTAGTCACGCTGCAGCCGATCTATTATCGCACTCGTGATATCCTGATCAGTTCCGATCGGGCACGCGAGGGAGTCACGCCGGTTCCGTTTGAGAATCTCTCTCAGGATGAGATCGCGCGGGACTATACGGTTGGCGAATTTCCGCTCTTGCTCGAGTCGACGCCGAATCTTTATTCGTATGCCGATGCCGGTTCTTCGCTCGGCTACAGCTATATGTCGATCCGCGGCTTCAACGACAAGCGGGTTTCCGTCTATATCAATGGAGTCCCGCTGAATGACCCGGAGGATCAGGCGACTTACTTTGTCGATCTCCCCGATTTTGCCGCCACGGTCTCCGATATCCAGGTGCAGCGTGGGGTTGGCAATTCGCTGTATGGCGATGCCTCGTTCGGTGGCTCGGTCAATATCGCTTCAAACTCATTCGCGCGGGAACGTCAGGCCCGCATTACTACCGGCTATGGTGAGTATAGGTCCAACGGTAAGACAGTAGGTGAAGTAACCAAACAGTCAATTGAGTACGCTTCCGGCCTGATCGATGGCCGCTGGGCATTTGCCGGACGGTTTTCGCGGCAGAACTCAAGCGGGTACCGCCACAATAGCTGGTACGAAGGGTGGGCGTACTATTTCTCGCTGGCGAGGCTCACGCCGAAATCGACCACTGATCTCCAGATCTACGGCGGCCCCATGCGGATGCATCTCGCATACTATGGTACTCCGCGAGAAGTGCTGAAGGTAGATCGCCGCACGAATTATCTGTCATACGACAACGAAACTGACAATTTCAATCAGCCGCACTACCAGCTGCACAATGTGTTTGAAGTCAATGACAAGGTGACGTTGACCAACACGCTCTACTATATTCGCGGCAAAGGGTATTATGAGCAATTAAAGCAGTCGGCAGCGTACAGCGATTACAATATTCGATCGGACCAGGTTAACACAGACACTCTGACCGGTGAGCCGTTTGAATCCGGCAATATCGCCCGGCAGATCTGGGTGGCCAAAGATCAATATGGCTGGAACCCGCGTCTGGATATCGACCATGCAGCCGGACGGCACTCAGTCGGTGGCTCATTCTACTACTTCAGATCGGATCACTGGGGGCAGGTGATTTTCGCGGAGAACGTAAACTCTACCCTCTCTCCGGGGCATAGATTTTACCAGTATTTCGGCGACAAGTATGTCGGCTCGCTTTATCTGCAGGAGCAATACGCGCTGACGCCGAAACTGGGAATGCTGGCTACTGCACAACTTCGCTATCAGAAATATCAGTTCGACCAGGTGAAGATGGGAGCATTCAAAGGGTACGATTACGATCTGGACTGGCTCTTTTTCTCGCCGCGTCTCGGATTCACCTATACCCTGACACCGGCAGTCAATCTGTTTGCCAATGTGGCGGTATCATCGCGGACACCTACCGATGCTGAGATCTATGACGCCAATGACCCCAGTATTATGCCATCGCTGGAGATCGAAGATCGGCAGGTGAACGGAAGCGATACGACCTACACTTTCGGCGACCCGACCGCAGAGTCAGAGCGAGTGGTTAACTACGAACTGGGGGCAAAGTATCGCGACAACAAGAAGATGTTCGGGTTGAATCTCTTCTGGATGGACTTCCGTAACGAGATCATCCCGTATGGCGGCATCAACCCAAATACTGGACTGGCGATCACCACCAATGCCGATCGGTCGGTGCATGCCGGTATTGAGCTGAGCGGTGAACTCAATCTAGATGACCACTTCACACTTGGCGGCAACTGGTCGTTTAATTACAATCGGGTCAAAGAGTATTCGATCACGCTACAACTGGAGGATGACTCCCCGTTCACGGTTGACCTTGCTGACAAAAAGCTCTCCGGCTTTCCGGAGTATCTCGGGAATCTGATGCTCGACTACAAAACTGGTCTGTTCCGTGCAACCTGGCGGACACGGTTTGTCGGTCGGCAATGGATGGAGCTGGTCAATCTCGAGAATCTGTCTATCGCACCGTATGCGACATCATCGATCTCTGCCTCGGCCAACTGGAACAAGTTTGCCGATCTGGGGACTTTGGTCTTTTCGGTCAGGGTTGACAACCTGTTCGACAAGAAATATGAAACCTCCGGGTATGGAGGCAATTACGCCTACACCGGTGACGGCAGTGTGGTGGTCGACGGCTGGGCAGAATATTATGTCGGCGCCGAACGGAATTTCTACCTCCAACTCGCACTGGAGCTGTTCTAA
- the greA gene encoding transcription elongation factor GreA: MSDHIYLSKDGRIKMESELKKLKFEDRPRIIAEIKRAMELGDLSENAEYHAAKEAQRHIERKIAEIEDKLARVRTVDVDKIPNDKVYLFSRVLVKDLRDGEEILYTIAPADEADVDNDIISIKSPIGASLLGKAIGDVVQIQVPAGMLKYEILKISRE, encoded by the coding sequence ATGAGCGACCATATTTACCTTTCCAAAGATGGCCGGATCAAGATGGAGTCGGAGCTCAAAAAGCTAAAATTTGAGGACCGTCCCCGGATCATTGCCGAGATCAAGCGGGCTATGGAGCTGGGCGATCTCTCCGAGAACGCCGAGTACCATGCCGCCAAAGAGGCGCAGCGCCATATCGAGCGGAAGATCGCCGAGATCGAGGATAAGCTGGCACGGGTCCGGACTGTCGATGTCGACAAGATCCCGAACGACAAGGTTTATCTCTTTTCCCGTGTGTTGGTCAAGGATTTGCGGGATGGTGAGGAGATCCTCTATACGATCGCCCCGGCGGACGAGGCAGATGTCGACAATGATATTATCTCGATAAAATCACCGATCGGCGCATCGTTGCTAGGGAAAGCGATCGGCGATGTAGTCCAGATCCAGGTCCCGGCCGGGATGCTCAAGTATGAGATCCTGAAGATATCGCGCGAATAG
- a CDS encoding TOBE domain-containing protein produces the protein MKYGARNRIVGKVTSVKSGDIMSLVKFDVTSPHTMASVLTTESVEELGLKPGDEVELIVKAIHVLPVKK, from the coding sequence ATGAAATACGGCGCAAGAAATCGGATAGTCGGAAAAGTCACTTCCGTGAAAAGCGGCGATATCATGTCGCTGGTGAAATTCGACGTGACTAGCCCACACACGATGGCTTCGGTGCTGACAACTGAGTCGGTCGAAGAATTGGGTCTAAAGCCGGGCGATGAAGTGGAACTGATCGTCAAAGCGATCCATGTCCTGCCGGTGAAAAAATAG
- a CDS encoding methyltransferase domain-containing protein, giving the protein MKKAKYVHGTSPDEQARLAQLNALTNPKFIEFLNVRSTDMVLEIGAGLGILASQVADVAANGQVLAVEFSPEQIARRHGCRLNLHFIRGDAHHLPFEDNTFDVVYCRYVLEHMADALHVISEARRVLKPGGRFLAQENNIAVNFFYPECPRFEPVWLKLAELQEKLGADAHVGKKLFAYFRQVGFKETSISLAEEFHHAGMSSFQFWVENLARIIQASREDFIRFGILTGEEIDAGVAEAMSFSRLPDAAAYFYWNRAVGTK; this is encoded by the coding sequence GTGAAAAAAGCGAAATACGTCCATGGGACCAGCCCGGATGAGCAAGCGAGACTGGCTCAGCTCAACGCCCTGACCAACCCGAAATTCATCGAGTTCCTCAATGTCCGCTCAACCGACATGGTGCTGGAGATCGGCGCAGGTTTGGGGATACTCGCGTCACAGGTTGCGGATGTTGCGGCTAACGGACAAGTTCTCGCCGTTGAGTTCTCGCCGGAGCAGATCGCGCGACGTCACGGCTGTCGACTCAATCTCCATTTCATTCGTGGCGACGCGCATCATCTCCCCTTTGAAGATAATACCTTCGATGTTGTCTACTGTCGGTATGTCCTCGAGCATATGGCCGATGCGCTGCATGTCATTTCTGAAGCGCGGCGCGTGCTGAAACCTGGCGGGAGATTTCTGGCGCAGGAGAATAATATCGCTGTCAATTTCTTCTATCCGGAATGTCCGCGCTTTGAACCGGTCTGGCTCAAATTGGCGGAGTTACAGGAGAAGCTGGGGGCCGATGCTCATGTCGGGAAAAAGCTCTTTGCCTATTTCAGGCAGGTCGGATTCAAGGAAACCTCGATCTCGCTGGCCGAAGAGTTTCACCATGCCGGAATGAGCAGTTTCCAGTTCTGGGTGGAGAATCTGGCCCGGATCATCCAGGCCAGCCGGGAGGATTTCATCCGATTTGGAATTCTGACCGGGGAAGAGATCGATGCCGGCGTGGCGGAAGCTATGTCGTTCAGTCGCTTACCCGATGCCGCCGCCTATTTTTACTGGAACCGGGCGGTCGGAACGAAGTAG
- a CDS encoding Lrp/AsnC family transcriptional regulator encodes MMDAIDRDILNILQQDARIPNNEIAKRVGIVPSATSERIRKLASKGLISNYETRLNSKSLGFGLVAFIFVRSQEPVSGYPTADKLTAIPEVQEVHNIAGEDCYLIKVRVRDTEYLSHFLREKIGSIPEVNSTRTIIALETFKETSNLPIQLIGTGNGSNGKSGDQVK; translated from the coding sequence ATTATGGATGCAATAGATCGTGACATTCTGAATATCCTTCAGCAGGATGCCCGTATCCCCAACAATGAGATCGCCAAACGTGTCGGAATTGTGCCGTCGGCGACTTCGGAGCGGATCCGGAAACTTGCTTCCAAAGGATTGATCTCAAACTACGAAACACGCCTGAACTCAAAGTCGCTCGGCTTTGGATTGGTCGCGTTCATTTTTGTGCGCTCGCAGGAACCGGTCTCCGGTTATCCGACCGCCGACAAACTCACGGCAATCCCGGAAGTACAGGAAGTCCACAACATCGCCGGCGAAGATTGCTACCTGATCAAAGTGCGCGTGCGAGATACCGAATATCTCAGTCACTTCCTGCGCGAGAAGATCGGGTCGATCCCTGAGGTCAACAGCACGCGAACGATCATCGCGCTCGAGACTTTTAAAGAGACCTCGAATCTTCCGATTCAATTGATCGGCACCGGGAACGGATCAAACGGAAAATCCGGCGACCAGGTGAAATAG
- a CDS encoding sodium:solute symporter family protein — protein sequence MHPVDYAIIIAYLAVQMYLGVSRRIRPDSSATELIIGGRVLTLPAFVASLVSTYYGGILGVGEYSYNYGLSNWLVLGVPYYVAALLFALFLARKARETELLTIPDRLAQVYGKPAALAGATIVFLMAIPGAYIVMLGVLFQMLFGWPFWVGVLAGTGFSTIYVFAGGFSALIRNDLMQFGLMFLGFAVLLIFLIATYGGLGFVSANVPDTHLTWHGGRSIWAIAVWYFIALTTLTEPAFFQRCYAAKTPQIARRGIILSVCCWAIFDFMTTSCGLYARALLPELADPLAAYPTLANQVLPVGISGLFAVAMLVTVMSTVDSYSFIAASTFSNDLLRRIRPFDEAKITRMTRIGLGVSTLLALAVGLFFRSAVDIWYAFGSIGAPALVVPVVSSFVGKRRFSGRSAMLSILLSGALSLVWYLSSYWQGGEYWLGIEPILPGLGLSLILYLLLARRQH from the coding sequence ATGCATCCGGTCGACTACGCGATCATCATTGCCTATCTCGCGGTGCAGATGTACCTCGGGGTGAGCCGTCGTATTCGACCGGATAGCTCGGCGACAGAACTGATCATAGGCGGGAGAGTGTTGACTCTCCCCGCGTTTGTCGCCAGTCTCGTCTCAACCTATTATGGCGGAATCCTGGGAGTGGGGGAGTATTCGTACAATTACGGACTCTCCAACTGGCTGGTGCTTGGCGTTCCGTATTATGTTGCGGCGCTGCTCTTCGCACTCTTTCTGGCACGCAAAGCGCGCGAAACAGAACTGCTGACTATCCCCGATCGTCTGGCGCAGGTCTACGGCAAACCAGCCGCTCTCGCCGGGGCGACCATCGTTTTTCTGATGGCGATCCCGGGCGCATATATCGTTATGCTCGGAGTGCTCTTCCAGATGCTCTTTGGCTGGCCTTTCTGGGTCGGCGTGTTGGCTGGGACAGGCTTTTCGACCATCTACGTATTCGCCGGTGGGTTCAGTGCGCTGATCCGGAACGACCTGATGCAGTTCGGCCTGATGTTTCTTGGGTTTGCCGTGCTGCTGATCTTCCTGATCGCGACCTACGGTGGCCTTGGCTTTGTCTCTGCCAATGTCCCCGATACACATCTTACCTGGCATGGGGGGCGCTCGATCTGGGCGATCGCGGTCTGGTATTTCATCGCCCTGACTACTCTGACAGAACCTGCCTTTTTTCAGCGATGTTACGCTGCCAAAACTCCTCAGATCGCCAGACGCGGGATCATTCTCTCTGTCTGCTGCTGGGCGATCTTTGATTTTATGACGACCTCGTGCGGCCTCTATGCCCGCGCGCTGCTGCCAGAACTTGCCGATCCGCTCGCCGCCTATCCAACTCTGGCCAATCAGGTCTTGCCGGTTGGGATCTCCGGGCTGTTTGCGGTCGCGATGCTGGTGACTGTCATGTCGACTGTCGACTCCTACTCGTTTATTGCGGCTTCGACCTTCAGCAACGATCTCCTCCGACGGATACGACCATTCGATGAAGCAAAGATCACCCGGATGACCCGGATCGGTCTTGGCGTCTCTACTCTGTTGGCGCTGGCGGTGGGGCTTTTCTTCAGGTCAGCGGTAGATATCTGGTATGCGTTTGGATCGATCGGGGCGCCGGCGCTTGTGGTGCCGGTGGTCAGTTCGTTTGTCGGGAAACGACGGTTCAGCGGGAGGTCGGCGATGCTCTCAATCTTGCTCTCAGGCGCGCTGTCGTTGGTCTGGTACCTCTCTTCGTATTGGCAGGGAGGGGAATATTGGCTGGGGATAGAGCCGATCCTGCCGGGGCTGGGGCTTTCGCTAATTCTCTATCTGCTTTTGGCCCGTCGACAGCATTAG
- a CDS encoding EamA family transporter, with the protein MTIGSSHAGASRLQVALAFAAVYVIWGSTYLAIRFAVDTLPPFLMMGTRFLLGGAFFYVWVRMSGEPIPTWRQVRSASIVGILMLCCATGVVGWAEQFVPSGLTALIISGAPAIFVLIEWLRPRGNKPNLLTIVGLVIGFTGTTILIGPDQILSGTVDHKYFIGAIAIMVASACWAGGSILSQHIEMPKSMLTAAAVELLVAGGVLVLFGPLIGERVVWETVSLKSVLALGYLTVFGALAFAAYVFLLRVSTPAKVSTYAYVNPIVAVILGTTLGGEKFDARMGIASVIIIGAVALITIAKSVRRDPEVSPTAAAVPVDSEV; encoded by the coding sequence ATGACCATCGGAAGCAGTCACGCTGGAGCATCACGTCTTCAGGTGGCGCTCGCCTTCGCGGCGGTCTATGTCATCTGGGGTTCGACCTACCTGGCGATCCGCTTCGCAGTCGATACGCTTCCGCCTTTTCTGATGATGGGGACGCGCTTCCTTTTGGGAGGCGCGTTCTTTTATGTCTGGGTGCGGATGTCCGGCGAACCGATCCCGACCTGGCGACAAGTTCGTTCGGCCAGCATCGTCGGGATCCTGATGCTCTGTTGCGCGACCGGCGTGGTCGGTTGGGCAGAGCAGTTCGTTCCGTCCGGACTGACCGCCCTGATCATCTCCGGCGCTCCCGCCATTTTTGTCCTGATCGAGTGGCTTCGCCCGCGCGGCAACAAACCAAACCTGCTGACTATTGTCGGATTGGTCATTGGCTTTACCGGCACTACAATCCTGATCGGCCCTGATCAGATCCTATCCGGAACGGTGGACCACAAATATTTCATTGGCGCGATAGCGATCATGGTGGCTTCGGCTTGCTGGGCCGGCGGATCAATCCTGTCTCAGCATATTGAGATGCCGAAATCGATGCTGACTGCGGCGGCAGTGGAATTGTTGGTCGCCGGGGGAGTACTGGTGCTGTTCGGACCATTGATCGGAGAGCGAGTCGTTTGGGAGACGGTTTCGCTCAAATCGGTTCTGGCGCTTGGCTACCTGACTGTCTTTGGTGCGCTCGCTTTTGCTGCATACGTATTTCTGTTGCGAGTTTCCACACCGGCCAAGGTCTCGACCTATGCCTATGTGAATCCAATTGTCGCAGTCATTCTGGGGACAACTTTGGGTGGGGAGAAATTCGATGCCCGCATGGGGATTGCATCGGTGATCATTATCGGCGCGGTTGCCTTGATCACGATCGCCAAATCAGTGCGGAGAGATCCCGAAGTATCACCGACCGCCGCCGCTGTACCGGTCGACTCCGAAGTGTAG
- a CDS encoding cysteine synthase family protein, protein MTERFYAENITQTIGDTPLVRLQRMPQERGVEATVLVKLEFLNPTGSVKDRMAVYILEQAIRRGDLKPGGTIIEATSGNTGAAVAMFAAVNGFKAILTIPDKMSNEKVDTLKAFGAQVHVCKTAVPAESPESYYETAKRLHRETDNSYMIGQYFNLDNIEAHYKITGPELYKQTEGKFDVFVGGIGTGGTVSGIAKYLKEKNPKIQVVAADPIGSIYYQYHKDRTMIEPHTYLVEGIGEDMLCPTIDFSVIDQIYQVTDKECFAAGRDLARKEGILAGGSSGAAVHVALKHAATLDKDKVVVVILPDSGSKYISKMYSDGWMREKGLL, encoded by the coding sequence ATGACTGAACGATTTTATGCCGAGAATATCACCCAGACGATCGGCGACACCCCCCTTGTCCGCCTCCAGCGGATGCCCCAGGAACGCGGGGTCGAGGCGACCGTGCTGGTCAAACTGGAGTTCCTCAATCCAACCGGCTCGGTCAAAGATCGCATGGCGGTCTATATCCTGGAACAGGCGATCCGTCGCGGCGACCTGAAACCGGGCGGGACGATCATCGAGGCGACCTCCGGTAATACCGGGGCGGCCGTTGCCATGTTTGCGGCGGTCAATGGATTCAAGGCAATCCTGACAATCCCGGACAAAATGTCCAACGAAAAGGTCGACACGCTCAAGGCGTTCGGCGCCCAGGTCCATGTCTGCAAAACGGCGGTACCGGCAGAATCCCCCGAAAGCTACTACGAAACCGCCAAACGACTCCACCGCGAGACCGACAATTCCTACATGATCGGGCAGTATTTCAATCTCGACAATATCGAGGCGCACTACAAGATCACCGGCCCTGAGCTGTACAAGCAGACCGAGGGGAAATTCGATGTGTTTGTCGGCGGGATCGGCACCGGCGGGACTGTCTCCGGGATCGCCAAGTATCTCAAAGAAAAGAACCCGAAAATTCAGGTGGTCGCCGCCGACCCGATCGGCTCGATCTACTACCAGTATCATAAAGACCGGACAATGATTGAGCCCCACACCTATCTGGTTGAAGGGATCGGCGAAGATATGCTCTGTCCGACCATCGACTTCTCTGTCATCGACCAGATCTACCAGGTGACGGACAAAGAGTGTTTTGCGGCGGGACGAGATCTTGCCCGCAAAGAGGGGATCCTGGCAGGTGGATCATCGGGTGCAGCAGTGCATGTCGCTCTAAAGCATGCCGCGACCCTGGACAAAGATAAGGTGGTCGTGGTGATCCTCCCCGATTCCGGGTCGAAATATATCAGCAAAATGTACTCCGATGGCTGGATGCGCGAGAAAGGACTCCTCTAA
- a CDS encoding PEP-CTERM sorting domain-containing protein: MVIVLPGTASAFTFTATNFSGAAAYESSGHVIETFGLNPALAGQGFNTAAMLNFSFTYDPGYPSLADMMGNPSQEWAWDLSISGLSLPMVNMPIPNLNFSHIFSLNDLAGGASWLQGQIADMGIWGCASFNHTFTSPTTGFGSLMLAGFIPECYLPDNMPPAGYTQFRSDGRLTVSAAPVPEPISMLLFGTGLVGMGIIRRRKSA; this comes from the coding sequence ATGGTGATCGTTTTGCCTGGAACCGCTTCGGCGTTCACCTTCACTGCAACCAATTTCAGTGGTGCGGCCGCCTATGAAAGCTCCGGCCACGTAATCGAGACCTTCGGACTGAATCCTGCCCTGGCAGGACAGGGATTCAACACCGCGGCAATGCTCAATTTCAGCTTCACCTACGACCCCGGCTACCCGTCGCTTGCCGATATGATGGGGAATCCCTCGCAGGAATGGGCCTGGGATCTGAGTATTTCAGGGCTTTCTCTGCCAATGGTGAACATGCCGATCCCGAATCTCAATTTCAGCCACATCTTTTCGCTGAATGATCTGGCGGGCGGAGCTTCCTGGTTACAGGGACAGATCGCCGATATGGGGATCTGGGGTTGCGCCTCGTTTAATCACACCTTCACCTCTCCGACCACCGGGTTTGGTTCGTTGATGCTTGCCGGCTTCATTCCGGAATGTTACCTCCCCGACAATATGCCACCGGCTGGCTACACGCAGTTCCGATCCGATGGACGGTTGACTGTCAGCGCGGCGCCGGTACCGGAGCCGATCTCGATGTTGCTGTTTGGAACTGGATTGGTTGGGATGGGGATAATTCGTCGTCGTAAATCAGCATAA
- a CDS encoding DUF814 domain-containing protein yields the protein MQTALHILSLVTEMKRELTGGRIVNTEFYKKERSAYFFVKSQSGLWAIASIFHPAGSGYYIVPGSKVKIETREKPWPIFDLAGATVVEVSQPVLDRVFYLTVENDGKTETVVIEAIGTNGNVWRLDHQFGKQGTLRNRDFKEGERYEVPVMPGRIDPRGITSEQLEQSIKDTADDSPTLPLTIYLEKSIVGFNRTLAREVAFRAGASDHDLEEIEPEQINKLVVAIGEIVTRFAEPESGYLYSIAGTPEAYPFKLSSIDEQPEKLKSLSMAIMTGASRRQDKTEERDERKTTIDLVGSAIKKLDRRIHKLEHDITEAQDFERYKRLGELLQINFDKLKRGMTTIELEDVIADNSQRMTIPLEQALAPQENIESYFRRYRKGREGLDLLQRRLEITRGELEELREIADALDRQYEQAIERYRAELESLRPRVAGPSSAPAQRLPYKPYHLSTGLTIFVGRDGSDNDRTTFDFAKPYELWFHTQQCPGSHVVIKFPNKSFEPSKAEIEETAAIAAFFSKAKNDSLVPVIYTERRYVRKPAKAKPGLVVVEREKSVMVAPRKPSESSRVGKE from the coding sequence ATGCAAACAGCACTCCATATCCTTTCGCTGGTCACGGAAATGAAACGCGAACTGACCGGCGGCAGAATTGTCAATACAGAGTTCTACAAGAAGGAACGGTCGGCCTACTTTTTCGTGAAGAGTCAGAGCGGTCTTTGGGCGATCGCATCGATCTTCCACCCGGCAGGCTCGGGCTATTATATAGTCCCTGGTTCAAAAGTGAAGATCGAGACTCGCGAAAAGCCCTGGCCGATCTTCGATCTGGCTGGCGCAACTGTAGTTGAAGTCAGCCAGCCGGTTTTGGATCGTGTCTTCTACCTGACAGTGGAAAACGACGGCAAAACTGAGACGGTCGTTATTGAAGCGATCGGAACGAATGGCAATGTCTGGCGGCTGGATCACCAGTTCGGCAAACAGGGAACGCTGCGCAACCGTGACTTCAAAGAAGGCGAGCGATACGAAGTGCCCGTCATGCCGGGGCGAATCGACCCCAGAGGGATCACTTCAGAGCAATTGGAACAGTCTATTAAGGATACAGCGGACGACTCCCCCACTCTCCCTCTGACCATTTATCTCGAAAAGTCGATTGTCGGATTCAATAGAACGCTGGCGCGCGAGGTCGCCTTCCGAGCAGGAGCCTCCGATCATGACCTGGAAGAGATAGAACCGGAACAGATCAATAAGCTGGTCGTTGCCATCGGCGAGATAGTGACCCGCTTTGCGGAACCGGAATCAGGCTATCTCTACTCTATCGCCGGAACCCCGGAGGCATATCCGTTCAAACTGTCATCCATCGATGAACAGCCGGAGAAGTTGAAATCGCTCTCGATGGCGATCATGACCGGCGCCTCGCGCCGTCAGGACAAAACCGAAGAGCGGGATGAGCGAAAGACCACTATCGATCTGGTCGGCTCAGCGATCAAAAAGCTGGATCGTCGCATACACAAGCTTGAACATGATATTACCGAGGCGCAGGATTTCGAGCGTTACAAGCGGCTTGGCGAATTGCTCCAGATCAACTTTGATAAGTTGAAACGAGGAATGACCACGATCGAGCTCGAAGATGTCATTGCCGACAATTCGCAGAGAATGACCATTCCACTCGAGCAGGCGCTCGCTCCGCAGGAGAATATTGAATCATACTTCCGGCGCTACCGCAAAGGACGGGAAGGGCTCGACCTGCTGCAACGTCGTCTGGAGATAACCCGAGGAGAACTGGAAGAACTTCGGGAGATCGCCGATGCGCTGGATCGGCAGTATGAACAGGCGATCGAGCGATACCGCGCAGAGCTGGAATCGCTTCGTCCGCGCGTGGCGGGTCCAAGCTCGGCTCCGGCGCAACGTCTCCCCTACAAGCCGTATCATCTTTCCACCGGACTGACTATCTTTGTTGGGCGCGATGGCTCCGACAACGACCGGACAACCTTTGATTTTGCCAAGCCATATGAACTCTGGTTCCATACCCAGCAATGTCCCGGGTCGCATGTGGTGATAAAATTCCCGAACAAATCGTTTGAGCCATCCAAAGCGGAGATAGAAGAAACCGCCGCGATCGCCGCGTTTTTCAGCAAAGCGAAAAATGACTCGCTGGTGCCGGTGATCTATACTGAGCGGCGGTATGTCCGCAAACCGGCCAAAGCCAAACCGGGGCTGGTGGTAGTTGAACGAGAGAAGTCGGTGATGGTGGCACCCAGGAAACCGTCGGAATCGAGCCGCGTCGGCAAGGAATAG